The Castor canadensis chromosome 13, mCasCan1.hap1v2, whole genome shotgun sequence genome has a window encoding:
- the LOC141415487 gene encoding spermatogenesis-associated protein 31D3-like, which translates to MDFLLLFALDHHGKRHPTGLVHTRHQGRYKRRRGAFTGHRTFQRKVEEEEREAEEWKKLLCIVTSLKDKQHDSTRFRKLLCPDPLCGFCSKTATEVSNLISLASLEVSTASESPVGSPASKKESSSSLTSPLSEIPPEHPNPGPTLEPSILLPKQDTPLEDLPSLSPLDDSLPPEPNSPFNAKFPVDSLSSQNLAFPTPLPHHTQDADLVFPQDATLPLEGSPGGLSTYYDPTTRATSHSNLATSEFSQREPGEKNCFSSTLAQYEATQDFLALHSSEASSGGDPAIYLKDPGNLSFVNLDVFSFLERQIKERGDFLILKEKERQTEPFPKQFKLEYQLNSSGKMLESVADQQDSAVSLPFGSSKGKPVPQHWHMPQQPPYLKNSEHESPQKDTQLFWGLPSIHSESLSTTIPASGDSFFICFNRMFSASTIHESL; encoded by the exons CACCAGGGCAGATATAAGAGGAGGAGAGGTGCGTTTACAG GACACAGGACTTTCCAGAgaaaagtggaggaggaggagagagaagcagaAGAGTGGAAGAAGCTGCTTTGCATTGTGACAAG CCTCAAGGACAAGCAACATGATTCCACCCGCTTTCGAAAACTGCTATGTCCAGACCCCCTGTGTGGGTTTTGCAGTAAAACAGCTACTGAGGTCAGTAACCTGATATCTCTGGCGTCCTTGGAAGTTTCTACAGCTTCTGAGTCCCCAGTGGGATCCCCAGCATCTAAGAAAGAGTCATCATCATCCCTTACCTCTCCTCTCTCAGAAATCCCTCCAGAACATCCAAATCCAGGCCCTACACTTGAGCCTTCCATTCTCTTACCTAAACAGGACACTCCTTTGGAGGACTTACCTTCACTCTCACCACTGGATGACTCTCTGCCACCAGAGCCTAATTCTCCCTTCAATGCTAAATTCCCCGTGGACTCACTCTCATCCCAGAACCTTGCCTTTCCCACTCCCCTACCTCATCATACCCAAGATGCAGACCTTGTGTTCCCACAAGATGCCACTTTGCCTCTGGAGGGCAGCCCTGGTGGGTTGTCCACTTATTATGACCCAACAACCAGGGCCACTAGCCATTCCAACTTGGCAACATCAGAATTTTCACAGAGAGAGCCTGGTGAAAAGAACTGCTTCTCTTCCACCTTGGCACAGTATGAAGCCACGCAGGATTTCCTTGCTCTCcattcttctgaggcctcttctGGAGGTGACCCTGcaatataccttaaagaccctggCAACCTCTCATTTGTCAACCTTGATGTCTTCTCATTCCTGGAGAGACAAATCAAAGAGAGAGGTGATTTCttaatattgaaagaaaaggaaaggcaaaCAGAACCTTTTCCAAAACAATTTAAACTAGAGTACCAACTGAATTCTTCAGGGAAAATGTTAGAGTCAGTTGCTGATCAGCAGGACTCTGCAGTCTCCCTTCCTTTTGGGAGCAGCAAAGGCAAACCAGTGCCCCAGCACTGGCACATGCCTCAGCAGCCTCCATATCTAAAGAACTCTGAACATGAGTCACCACAAAAAGATACCCAACTTTTCTGGGGTCTTCCATCAATTCACAGTGAGTCACTGAGCACTACTATTCCTGCCTCAGGTGACTCTTTCTTTATCTGCTTCAACAGAATGTTCAGTGCTTCTACAATCCATGAATCCCTCTGA
- the LOC141415557 gene encoding spermatogenesis-associated protein 31D1-like, giving the protein MGTNNPVPKLDYSLPAASPGGKEGQEPQMQSFSDIENDHIANIHRMDDKQLFPHQTQSVIQKASQKQSVVGNTCIIPNLPTRASEAVPEPVDKTLSSRNTVQKPWVERTYRGKSSLSTNSRETFKVEELCGLQPRPSMLTSRDRGKFPVIGGNPGNSESTLATEKSPGGTSVPHYPDVNSRKIEMTLANEKFQRGTSVPHYPDANFRKGKSTLITERSSVGTSVLHYPEVDFQKVEATLTTPRPPVGLSVTRDPQACDLKNQLMKELKLKLESRKQSQAQSLPADVPLASNASTFKTPDRGVPSGNMANFQVLHVQLDNTKTHLEQGQEPCITEHDLQKGQGKNLPSAAKFTSHSGLKTGEFGGGDARLETSQPRRKSCYPQDRASEKIHESKSSSTLSLKGQPPPENCFKNQMKYFLQWLCPGTRGKGQGSSMGKGSSPSSSVQGRGLGKGRAAFTGNSKDEKDTKGFTKFLGEKSWRDAVNGTCPQGPLLSFTKLGKTQNKAKLQVQPKTDPVQGHHFTHKASCSKVLCAQSCKQECAFSDLSYLKRNKQTREGGGKPPISVPFKEQRRAPPLPNREPVPQPSSTSRSQERQVPLAATTILEGTRLAKFSPMLKDNIVLQHFKGGKFPSPK; this is encoded by the coding sequence ATGGGGACAAATAATCCAGTCCCCAAACTAGATTATAGTCTCCCTGCTGCCTCACCTGGGGGCAAGGAAGGGCAGGAGCCCCAAATGCAATCATTCTCTGATATCGAGAATGATCATATAGCCAACATTCACAGAATGGATGACAAACAGCTTTTTCCACACCAGACCCAGAGTGTCATACAAAAGGCCAGTCAGAAACAGTCTGTAGTGGGCAATACATGCATCATCCCAAACCTGCCCACAAGAGCATCTGAGGCTGTACCTGAGCCAGTTGATAAGACACTGAGCTCCAGAAACACGGTACAAAAGCCGTGGGTGGAAAGAACGTATAGGGGAAAGTCCTCCCTCTCTACTAACTCTAGGGAGACATTTAAGGTAGAGGAGCTCTGTGGTCTCCAACCACGACCTAGTATGTTGACAAGCAGAGACAGGGGCAAGTTCCCAGTCATAGGTGGGAATCCAGGTAACTCAGAAAGTACCCTGGCCACTGAAAAGTCCCCAGGGGGAACATCAGTTCCTCACTATCCTGACGTGAattcaagaaaaatagaaatgacccTGGCTAATGAAAAGTTCCAGAGGGGAACATCAGTTCCCCATTATCCTGATGCaaattttagaaaaggaaaatctaCTCTGATCACTGAACGGTCCTCAGTGGGAACATCAGTTCTCCATTATCCTGAGGTGGATTTTCAAAAAGTAGAAGCTACCCTTACCACTCCAAGGCCCCCAGTGGGATTGTCAGTTACACGTGATCCTCAagcatgtgatttaaaaaatcagcTGATGAAAGAGTTGAAGCTGAAACTGGAGAGCAGGAAGCAGAGCCAGGCTCAGAGCCTTCCTGCTGATGTGCCCCTGGCCTCAAACGCATCGACTTTCAAGACTCCTGACCGTGGGGTCCCTAGTGGCAATATGGCAAATTTCCAGGTGCTGCATGTCCAGTTGGACAACACAAAGACCCACCTGGAGCAGGGTCAGGAGCCCTGCATCACCGAGCATGACTTGCAAAAGGGTCAAGGAAAGAATTTGCCATCAGCTGCCAAATTCACGAGCCATTCTGGGCTCAAAACAGGAGAGTTTGGTGGAGGGGACGCACGGTTGGAGACATCCCAACCCAGGAGGAAGAGCTGCTACCCTCAGGACAGGGCATCAGAGAAGATACATGAGAGCAAATCATCCTCAACCCTGTCACTGAAGGGACAGCCTCCCCCTGAAAACTGCTTCAAAAACCAGATGAAGTACTTTCTTCAGTGGCTTTGCCCTGGAACAAGAGGCAAAGGGCAAGGAAGTTCAATGGGAAAGGGCAGCTCCCCATCCTCATCTGTGCAGGGCAGAGGACTAGGTAAGGGGAGAGCTGCCTTTACTGGGAATAGCAAAGATGAGAAAGACACAAAAGGTTTCACAAAATTCCTAGGggaaaaatcttggagagatgcagTAAATGGCACCTGCCCCCAAGGGCCCCTTTTGTCTTTTACGAAGCTTGGGAAAACTCAGAACAAGGCAAAACTGCAGGTCCAGCCCAAGACTGATCCTGTCCAGGGGCATCACTTCACCCACAAAGCTTCCTGCTCTAAAGTGCTATGTGCCCAGTCCTGCAAGCAAGAATGTGCTTTTTCTGACCTGAGTTATCTTAAGAGGAACAAGCAGACAAGAGAAGGGGGCGGAAAACCCCCAATTAGTGTGCCATTTAAGGAGCAGAGGCGTGCTCCACCCTTGCCCAACAGGGAGCCTGTGCCCCAACCCAGCTCCACCAGCAGGTCTCAAGAGCGGCAGGTGCCTCTGGCTGCCACTACCATTCTGGAAGGCACTAGGCTGGCAAAATTTTCCCCGATGTTGAAAGATAACATTGTTCTTCAGCATTTCAAGGGAGGAAAATTTCCTTCCCCCAAATAA